AACCGCTGAATTTATGTCAATTGACAGCGAAAATTCACTTTTCAAACAGCTAAATTCTAATGAAATTCCAAATCTAATAGAACGAAGTCAATTCAATAAAAGAAGGAGGAAATTGTTTTTATTTTCTGAAGAAATTAGAATTAAACTAGCATCTTATTTTCTTGATTTTGAAGATTATTTTATTGTGGATAGCATGCCATTAGAAATCTGTAAATTTTCTCGTCATAACCGAATCAAAATCTGTAAAAATGAATTTGAAACTGCACCTACAAAAGGATTTTGTGCTTCTCAAAACAGCTGGTTTTATGGTTATAAACTTCATGGAGTTTGTTCAATTACTGGAGTTTTTCATTCATTAGATATTACAAAAGCAGAAGTTCATGATGTAAATTTTTTAAAAAACATAAAACAACAAATGTCTGATTGTGTGATTCTTGGGGATAGAGGATATCTGTCAGAAACGATTCAATTGGATTTATTTCAAACAGTAAATATCAAATTGGAAACACCAAAACGAATTAATCAAAAAAATTATAAACCACAACCGTATATTTTTAGAAAATCAAGAAAAAGAATCGAAACATTATTTTCTCAATTATGCGACCAATTTTTAATCAGAAGAAATTATGCAAAAACTTTTGAAGGATTTAAAACTAGAATATTGGCAAAAATAGCATCATTAACATTAATACAATATGTCAATAAATTTATATTTGACAGACCAATAAATAATATTAAAAATCAAATAATTTAATTGCACCCAACGGGTTATTATTATTATTATTTTATCAAAAAGACAGTTACAAATTTTATTTTACAACTGCACATTAACTCTCTTTTGTAACACAATCTGAATTGCTATCCCTGAATATGAGTAATACATGAGTAAAAAAACAAAGATAAAACCCTAATATCTTTTTTTCTTACACACGTTATGAGATAGTATCTTTTCAAATCCCTATGCCTTAATTTAGGTATATTACAATTCAAATTGTATATTTTTTTGCACTAAATGATTTTAATTAATAATCCTTAAATAGGAACACAAACTCCTTCAAAATCCAAAATTTAATTTTTTAAGTATTGCATTTTGTTCGCTAAAATTGAATTAAAAAAAACGTCAATAATAGTCCCATTTTCTATTTCAAAAGTAATTTTAAATACTCCATTTAATGCTTTTGGTTCTTTCTTTGATGTTTTTCAATACTAGACCTTTTTTTAAACTTATTAACATTGGATGCTTATCCGAAAACAAAGCCTTAATAATTAATAACTTACATAAATAAGATGAAAAAATTAATAAAAGATATAAAAAAAAGTAAAAATAACTCTGTTAAAGTCTTGAAAAAAATTAATTTTACAAAAAATTTAACAAAGTAAATCTGTGAAAGCTACCCCAAATAGTATCTTATTTATTATCTATAGTTTATTAATTAGTCTTATATTATTTTATTTGTATATAAGAGTTGAATCCTCAAACAATAAAATTGCATATGTTGACAACATTAAACTCTTTGATAATTTTAAAATGACCAAAGAATTAGAACGCTCAGGAAAAAAAGAATTCAACTCTAAAAAATCAAATCTAAATTCTTTATATATAAAATTGCAATCTTCTGAAATTTCTATTCAGGAAAAAAAAATACTAATGCAGGAATTTGTTCAAAAAAAAGAAGATTTTGAACAATTCAATCAAATTTTTGCCTCTCAACAATCTGCAAAAATCTGGATTAGAATTAAAAGTTATTCTTTAGATTTTGCAAAAGAAAATAAATACAACCTTATTATAGGCTCAGATAATAAAACAAATATTCTATTTGCTGATGATGAAATCGATGTAACCACAGACTTACTTACCTACATAAACAAAAAATATGAAGGCCTTAAGTAGATTCATTTTCATCATCCTATTTCTTGTTTTTTATTCTTGCAAAAAAGATAATCAATCGACAAATTTAAACGATTCAAAGATTAGAGACCGTTATTTCAATCTTGAAAAAATAGGTTGGAAATCTCGTGCTTATACTCAAAAAGTTGAAGATATTGGTTTTACTGCAACCGAAGTTCCTATTCAATATTATCTATTAAAAGACTTAGGAAATGAAAATCTAAAAATGGTAGATTCTATATATGAAGAAAACAAAAGAGAGCGTGTTTTAGAATTTACTTTTCAACAAGATGAGGAAAAAGATTTACTATCTAAAGATTTTACCGGAATGGACTATACCGATGCTGTAAAATACATGTCATTTGGCCTAGATAAAGACTTTTATATTGTAACCTCAAAAAAAGATACTATCAAATGTACTGGGGTTACTTTTGAACGCAATTATAAAATTGCTCCATATCAAAAAATTTTATTGTTTTTCTCAGGAATAGACCCAAATGAGAAAATACAATTAGTTTATAACGACTTCCTTTTCAGAAAAGGCATTCTAAAATTTAAATTTAAAGATCCATATACTCAAATCGCATTATGATTAAGCAATTAAAAAAGAGCAAATTAAAAAAAACAGTTGCCATTTATTTAGCAATGATGATTCTATTGGAGACTTTTCAACCAATGCAGATGTATGCCTTGACCAGTGGACCAACTCAACCTGAATTTAATTCATTTACTCCTATCGGCACATCCGATATGGTGGATTTAGCAAGTGGTGATTTTAATTATAACATCCCTATAATGGATGTGGGAGGATATCCTTTGAATCTTGCCTATAACTCCGGAGCGACTATGGATCAGGAAGCATCATGGGTGGGTTTAGGTTGGAACTTAAATGTGGGTGAGATTTCAAGACAAGTAAGAGGATTGCCTGACGATTTCAAAGGGGATAAAATGACCTATGAAAATAACCTAAGAGATAATGTCACTATAGGAACAAATTTTAATGTTAATGTTGCCCTTTTTGGAGTTGATATACCTATTAGTTTGGGTTTAGGAGTACAATATAACAATTATGAAGGAATCACATTTAAACCATCCTTCGGAGTTTCGTACTCATTATTTGATACAACAAATGTGGGTTTCACTCTGACAGGTTCTACTGAGGAAGGAGCAACCTTAAGCCCTACAATAAGTATTTTTGGTAAAGTTAGTGAAAAAGGAAGATTTTCATCCTCTTTAGGAGTAGGGGTAGGAATTGACTTAAATAATAGAAAAGGGCTTGAAAACATGAGCATTTCAGCTTTTTCAAATAGAAATGAAAAAACACTTCACACTATAGGCGAAGGGGGAGATACAAGTAAAAGTATCGGAAATGGTTCCGTTGGTGGAAGTATTTCATTAAACAATACCAATAATTATACTCCTACAAAGAGAATTGCATTTGATAATATTAACGGAACCTTTAATGCGGGTCTTGGAGCAGAGATTTTTGGTGGTGAATCAGACGGTCGAGTCATAGCATATGGATCTGTACAAAAAATAAATTCTAAGTATAAAAAAAGAGAAATTGGGGGTTATGGCTATGAGAATAGCCAATATAAAAATGATTTAGAAGGAATTCTTGATTTCAACCGAGAAAAAGAACAATCAACTATAACAAAAAACACTACTGCATTACCAGTGACCAATTACACTTACGACACTTACAATATCCAAGGACAAGGAGTTTCAGGAATGTTCCGCCCATTTAAATCACAAATAACCTATCTCTATAATGACAAAGTAACAGATTATGGTACAAGTGTAGCTGGAGGCGCTGAATGGGGACTTGGAAATTTAGTTCATGTTGGGGCAAATTTTGAACAAACTCCCTCTACTGGCACAACAGGAAAATGGTCCCGCAATAACAATGCTATAAAAGCATTTACTGAGCGAACTACTGATAAAAACGATGCTTTGTACGAAGCTACAACATTTAAATTAATTGGAGAACTCGATGTCGATAATGAATTAGAAAGGATTTACAAAACAAAAATGTTAGGTACTAGGGCTCTTCGATTAAAAATAACAGGTGGCGGTTATAATCGAAAATTAGAGCCAACCTATGTGGCAAAACCAATTTCTACATTAGACCCTACACAAACAGAACTTACCATAACAGAACCAATTAAACGAAAAGAAAGATTGTTGCGCAATCAAGAAATTCAAAAGATAAGAAATAGCGAAGCAGATAATAATTTCATTTTTAAAAACAGTAATGCCAAACCGTACCATACAGCAGGAATGAAAGTTCTACAAGCTGACGGATCAACTTATATATATGGTAAAACTGTCTATAATACTGAAAAAATAGAAGCATCTTTTGACGTTTCAAAACAGTCGGGAAGCAATTATGAGGGAACTGTTCATTATGAAACTGCTCTAGATAAAAATGGTACTCAAAACAGTGATGAATATGTAAATAAAATAAAAACTCCTGCGTACGCGCATTCTTACTTAATTACAAGCGTTCTCTCTTCAGATTATCAGGATTTAGACAATAACGGACCTACTGATAATGATTTAGGAACCTACACTAAATTTGATTATACTAAACCAAATGATACACACTATGTTGGTAATTATAATTGGAGAGTTCCCTATGAAAAAAACTCAGCGTCATATAATGAAGGTTTAAAAACAAGTAAAAAAGATCAAAGAGGAAATTATATTTATGGAAAAAAAGAACTTTCTTATCTTAAAAAAATAGAAACAAAAACCCATGTTGCTTTTATTGATTTAGAAAAAAGAAAAGATGCTATGGATGTTGAAGGGGAACAAGGTGGTCAAGGAAGTCATGCTATGAGTTGTATAAAATCAATACGTCTCTTTTCTAAAGCTGAACTAGCAGCTGCTTACATAAGCTTAGAGACAGCAGCACTAAATACTGACAATACTCTTAAGGTTAAACCAATTAAAACAGCGCATTTTGAATACAATTATTCTCTTTGTCCTAATATCCTATCGAATAGTAAAATAGCGGAAATATCTGTTGAAAATTCAAAAAATTTAAATAAAAATTACGGCAAACTTACTTTAAAAAAAGTATACTTCACCTACCGCTCATCAAACATGGGCAAATATACTCCTTATAGATTTGACTATACAGATACAAATCCAGAATATAATCTAAAAGCATCAGACATTTGGGGTAACTACATGAAAAATGACAAGAATTCCTCTTTGACACCGACTGAATTTCCTTTTGTTGAACAAGATAAAGGTAAAGCGGCATTAAACACGATGGCATGGCAGCTAAAAACCGTGATCTTACCCTCTGGAGGTAAATTAACAATACAAACTGAAAGTGATGATTATAAATACGTTCAGAACAAAAAAGCGATGCAAATGTTTAAAGTTATTGGTGCAGGTAGTAACCCTACTCCAACTTCAACCAACAATCTTTATACTGATAATAAAATACATAACAAGTATATCTATGTAAAAGTAGCTGATAAAAATTTAACAAATTCAGAGTTCAAACAAAAATACTTATCAGAGAACATTAACAAGCCAATTTATTTCAGGTTTTTATTAAATATGACTTCAAAAACCAGTGATTTTGTCAGTGGCTATTTTGAAATTGATAAGGGTGAAAATGACAATTTAATAAATCAAATAGAAGTAAAGGATTATCAAGTTGCTATCCCTTTAAAATTCCTAAAACTTGACGGTATTTCGAACGATAAAAAAAGACTTGTAAACCCTATTGCAAAGGCTGGTTGGGGTTTTGGAAGAACTTATTTAAACAGAATGGTTTATAACCAAAGAGAAGAAGAGGTAAATAAAACTTTTGTTACTATTGTCGGCGATCTGGTTAAGAGTATTCAAAGTATGATTGAAGTTTTCAAAAGCCCTAATGGTATTTTGGAAACTCAGGGCTGCGCTCAATCTTTTACTCCAAGTTCTTCCTGGATCCGTTTAGAAAATCCAGATGGCAAAAAACTAGGCGGCGGATTAAGAGTGTCCAAAATAGAATTGAGCGATCAATGGGACGTTATGAATGCCGTAGAAGTTACCGACACTAATAATGCTATTTATAATGAAAAATATGGTCAAGAGTATTCCTATGTTTTAGAAGATGGAATTACTTCAAGTGGAGTAGCAACTTTTGAACCAAATGCTTCACCTGAGAATCCATTTGTTGAGCCTTTTTATGGTAAAGACGGCAGTTATGCTGATCGAATTAGTGCTCCGAAAGAAACAAATTATATCGAAAAACCTTTTGGTGAAAGTTTTTTTCCTTCACCAAAAGTAACCTACTCGAGAGTTACAGTTTCTAACTTAGATAAATCAAATACACATGATAATGGAAATAAAGCCCTAAAAAAGCATGCAACCGGAAAAGTAATAACTGAATACTATACCACAAAAGATTTTCCAACATTAGTTGAATATACTAATCTTGATATTCAACCTACTCCTGTTGACAATCCATTAAAACAATTATTATCCGTAACTTCTATAAATCATCTTACGGCTTCTCAAGGATTTTCTATAGAAACGAACGACATGGATGGTAAATTGAAATCTGAAAATGTATATGGAGAAGGTCAAAGTAAACCTATATCCAAAGTGGAATATAAATATAATATTGACAAAAACGGAAAATTAGATAATAAATTAACCACCATCAATTCAAAAGGAGAAACAAAAATACAAGAACTAGGCGTTAATTATGATTTAATAAATGACTTTAACGAAAGCAATTCAACTTCGACTACAACAGGGGTTGATGGCAATTTAGCTTCATTTCTTCTGGCAATATTCCCTGGATTTGTCCCTATGGTGTTACCAAAATATGCATATCACGAATCTGTTTTAAGGACATCAACCACAACTAAAGTAGTTCACAAAACCGCGATATTGATTGAAAAAACAGCATTTGATTTAGGATCTAAAGTATCAACTAAAAATTTAGCATGGGATGCCAAAACCGGACAAATATTATTAACTCAAACAGTTAATGAGTTTGACGATAGTTACTATAATTTTAGTTTTCCAGCTTACTGGAATTATGAAAACATGGGATTAGCTTCTGAAAACGTTGGCTTGAAAGGAATATTAACAAACGAAGGAGCCTATTTTAATCTTCAAGGATATTCTTCGTCTATTTCCAAATACTTTAAAATTGGTGATGAATTAGTATTTAAGGATAAAACTAAATTATGGGTTACGGGCTATAAATCTAATACCGATAAATCAAAAATTCAATTAATGGACAGAAGCGGAAATAGTGTTGATGCCTCAAACATGCCTTCTGATCTAAATTTCACTATAGCAAAATCAGGAAATAAAAACTTACAAATGGCTTCAATGTCATCCATTACTTTAATGACAAACCCTATTGCAAACAATGCAAATATTAATAACAGTTTTAGTTATCTCGATAAAGATACTCCAACTAAAAAAGTAATTAATGCCAGTGCTGTAGAATATAGTGATGATTGGAAATCGCAGTGTGAGAATGGTTTGCCAAATGAAGCCGGACTTATAAATTCTGGTACTACAAAAACAAATCCTTATTTATATAATTTAAAAGGGAACTGGAGAGCTATCAGATCATACGCTTATTTAACAGGAAGAAAAAACTTGAATACTACAAACAGCCGAAGAGACGCTGGTTATTTAACCTATTTTAATCCATTTTATAGTTTAAATAATAAGGTATGGTCAAAAGACACGAAAAACTGGACCTTCGCCAGTGAGATTACGAAATACAGCCCTTATGGAGCAGAATTGGAAAATAAAGATGCCTTAGATAGATATTCGTCAGCACAATACGGATATAATTATACTTTACCAGTTGCTGTAGCTTCAAATGCAAAATATGGTGAAATTGGTTTTGATGGTTTTGAAGATTACGGTATTCCAAATCCTGAATTGGATGCCTTAATGAAACCGCATTTTAGTTTTTCTCAAAAC
The Flavobacterium sp. 5 DNA segment above includes these coding regions:
- a CDS encoding IS982 family transposase; translated protein: MNCELEFKSGIGRKDKMSDLEVVALSLTAEFMSIDSENSLFKQLNSNEIPNLIERSQFNKRRRKLFLFSEEIRIKLASYFLDFEDYFIVDSMPLEICKFSRHNRIKICKNEFETAPTKGFCASQNSWFYGYKLHGVCSITGVFHSLDITKAEVHDVNFLKNIKQQMSDCVILGDRGYLSETIQLDLFQTVNIKLETPKRINQKNYKPQPYIFRKSRKRIETLFSQLCDQFLIRRNYAKTFEGFKTRILAKIASLTLIQYVNKFIFDRPINNIKNQII
- a CDS encoding OmpH family outer membrane protein, whose product is MKATPNSILFIIYSLLISLILFYLYIRVESSNNKIAYVDNIKLFDNFKMTKELERSGKKEFNSKKSNLNSLYIKLQSSEISIQEKKILMQEFVQKKEDFEQFNQIFASQQSAKIWIRIKSYSLDFAKENKYNLIIGSDNKTNILFADDEIDVTTDLLTYINKKYEGLK
- a CDS encoding PKD-like domain-containing protein; translated protein: MIKQLKKSKLKKTVAIYLAMMILLETFQPMQMYALTSGPTQPEFNSFTPIGTSDMVDLASGDFNYNIPIMDVGGYPLNLAYNSGATMDQEASWVGLGWNLNVGEISRQVRGLPDDFKGDKMTYENNLRDNVTIGTNFNVNVALFGVDIPISLGLGVQYNNYEGITFKPSFGVSYSLFDTTNVGFTLTGSTEEGATLSPTISIFGKVSEKGRFSSSLGVGVGIDLNNRKGLENMSISAFSNRNEKTLHTIGEGGDTSKSIGNGSVGGSISLNNTNNYTPTKRIAFDNINGTFNAGLGAEIFGGESDGRVIAYGSVQKINSKYKKREIGGYGYENSQYKNDLEGILDFNREKEQSTITKNTTALPVTNYTYDTYNIQGQGVSGMFRPFKSQITYLYNDKVTDYGTSVAGGAEWGLGNLVHVGANFEQTPSTGTTGKWSRNNNAIKAFTERTTDKNDALYEATTFKLIGELDVDNELERIYKTKMLGTRALRLKITGGGYNRKLEPTYVAKPISTLDPTQTELTITEPIKRKERLLRNQEIQKIRNSEADNNFIFKNSNAKPYHTAGMKVLQADGSTYIYGKTVYNTEKIEASFDVSKQSGSNYEGTVHYETALDKNGTQNSDEYVNKIKTPAYAHSYLITSVLSSDYQDLDNNGPTDNDLGTYTKFDYTKPNDTHYVGNYNWRVPYEKNSASYNEGLKTSKKDQRGNYIYGKKELSYLKKIETKTHVAFIDLEKRKDAMDVEGEQGGQGSHAMSCIKSIRLFSKAELAAAYISLETAALNTDNTLKVKPIKTAHFEYNYSLCPNILSNSKIAEISVENSKNLNKNYGKLTLKKVYFTYRSSNMGKYTPYRFDYTDTNPEYNLKASDIWGNYMKNDKNSSLTPTEFPFVEQDKGKAALNTMAWQLKTVILPSGGKLTIQTESDDYKYVQNKKAMQMFKVIGAGSNPTPTSTNNLYTDNKIHNKYIYVKVADKNLTNSEFKQKYLSENINKPIYFRFLLNMTSKTSDFVSGYFEIDKGENDNLINQIEVKDYQVAIPLKFLKLDGISNDKKRLVNPIAKAGWGFGRTYLNRMVYNQREEEVNKTFVTIVGDLVKSIQSMIEVFKSPNGILETQGCAQSFTPSSSWIRLENPDGKKLGGGLRVSKIELSDQWDVMNAVEVTDTNNAIYNEKYGQEYSYVLEDGITSSGVATFEPNASPENPFVEPFYGKDGSYADRISAPKETNYIEKPFGESFFPSPKVTYSRVTVSNLDKSNTHDNGNKALKKHATGKVITEYYTTKDFPTLVEYTNLDIQPTPVDNPLKQLLSVTSINHLTASQGFSIETNDMDGKLKSENVYGEGQSKPISKVEYKYNIDKNGKLDNKLTTINSKGETKIQELGVNYDLINDFNESNSTSTTTGVDGNLASFLLAIFPGFVPMVLPKYAYHESVLRTSTTTKVVHKTAILIEKTAFDLGSKVSTKNLAWDAKTGQILLTQTVNEFDDSYYNFSFPAYWNYENMGLASENVGLKGILTNEGAYFNLQGYSSSISKYFKIGDELVFKDKTKLWVTGYKSNTDKSKIQLMDRSGNSVDASNMPSDLNFTIAKSGNKNLQMASMSSITLMTNPIANNANINNSFSYLDKDTPTKKVINASAVEYSDDWKSQCENGLPNEAGLINSGTTKTNPYLYNLKGNWRAIRSYAYLTGRKNLNTTNSRRDAGYLTYFNPFYSLNNKVWSKDTKNWTFASEITKYSPYGAELENKDALDRYSSAQYGYNYTLPVAVASNAKYGEIGFDGFEDYGIPNPELDALMKPHFSFSQNLNDAASINADKSHTGNNSLAVKPGKAVTFTRKINGCKTNALPTVCKANVIASPSLQTISSGQTTAIALSSTTAGTTFNWTVNQSGLAGATAGTGNSIKQTLTNMGKIPATVTYTITPTLGNCSGKPVQVSINILPQSKNNVYSKIGFSNFGVTEAPLGNNYPDGIGNYKWGYGYADIVLNPNSIEKGDLITIEFQSFSVFSTQPYYQIVYPNYNSSFNALSPYAPKAVTIVYDGINNVLKVILTTPFSKIQSANSQTTSSVSITAVTSTFVSIDNTSNKLQLITPNRGGVTFKFPN